A window from Citrus sinensis cultivar Valencia sweet orange chromosome 3, DVS_A1.0, whole genome shotgun sequence encodes these proteins:
- the LOC127901231 gene encoding uncharacterized protein LOC127901231, whose translation LKQPTNSSSQYQASSIRRNRSKPRKAAKFRDTVATEEEAGKASAGGKAIPGPGASKSSGFGGPGLEGIVGSEDSVGEGAMVLPPGVGNNGVMSGDKLGADVDGKGALGKNAGAADIVENCACVC comes from the coding sequence TTGAAGCAGCCCACTAACAGTAGCTCACAATATCAGGCAAGCAGCATCAGGCGAAACAGAAGCAAACCAAGAAAAGCAGCAAAATTTAGAGACACTGTTGCAACGGAGGAAGAAGCCGGTAAAGCCTCAGCTGGTGGTAAGGCCATTCCAGGACCAGGAGCTAGCAAATCGTCAGGATTTGGGGGACCTGGGCTTGAAGGAATTGTCGGCAGCGAGGACTCGGTTGGGGAAGGAGCCATGGTGTTGCCGCCAGGGGTAGGAAACAATGGAGTAATGTCTGGGGACAAACTTGGAGCTGACGTTGACGGGAAAGGAGCACTAGGCAAGAATGCAGGGGCAGCTGATATTGTAGAGAATTGTGCATGTGTTTGTTGA